In one Rutidosis leptorrhynchoides isolate AG116_Rl617_1_P2 chromosome 8, CSIRO_AGI_Rlap_v1, whole genome shotgun sequence genomic region, the following are encoded:
- the LOC139864533 gene encoding protein ENDOSPERM DEFECTIVE 1 — translation MTNSAAAADQGGAPPLPHHRRPRVREVSSRFMSPSPNPSSSIDHLKSPQTRPKHSPAPDHHRPARQHDPFSENIPQTLRRSLDHCPKPESFSTHRKQQHRSLKENEIQISKSTPLRTGFKPSRSDTPIATADRIVPSRFRLPHGQKSTVTDAAKLLQSSVGLSFSSITENSIEESESSSSISIQGGSCPNTPLSSSKNTTTWPQSDTGTDDVKLVEVEDTSLSTRFLPPCSTSIPDRQISSKFSTPSLCSRSLNFQPSVKNTPHNPSPTINSLTAEQQHSTKSVIGVGSKKGGKKQVHSSDDDVHSLKLLYNHYLLWRFANAKADASIRAQTTQMENHFCSVGADISKLRDSVKKKRAELAILRKIKALSTILESQMPYLDEWSAFEEEYTCSLSGTTTALTNSLLSLPVTGNVQVNIKEAAEALDSAVKATDTIVDQMESFVPKAEEMGTLMSELANVVDIQRSLVDECGNLLLNTHNLQIEDCSLRGHLMQLHRSNVLKNNNKDAFVDHKS, via the exons ATGACGAATTCAGCAGCAGCAGCAGATCAGGGCGGTGCTCCTCCGCTGCCTCATCACCGTCGCCCTAGGGTTCGAGAGGTCAGTTCTAGGTTTATGTCTCCTTCCCCTAATCCATCTTCATCAATTGATCATCTGAAATCACCACAAACCAGACCTAAACACTCTCCGGCACCTGACCACCACCGTCCGGCACGTCAACACGATCCATTCTCTGAGAATATTCCCCAAACTCTTCGCAGGAGCCTCGATCATTGCCCTAAACCTGAATCCTTTTCAACTCACAGAAAACAACAACACCGTTCTCTCAAAGAGAATGAGATCCAGATCTCGAAATCAACGCCTCTAAGAACCGGATTCAAACCTTCTAGATCTGATACACCAATTGCTACTGCTGATAGAATCGTTCCGTCGAGATTCAGGCTACCACACGGCCAAAAATCCACCGTCACTGATGCTGCAAAGCTCTTGCAATCCTCTGTTGGTTTGTCCTTTTCCTCAATTACTGAAAATTCAATTGAAGAATCAGAATCATCGAGTTCGATTTCGATTCAGGGAGGTTCATGCCCTAACACACCTCTTTCTTCATCCAAAAACACCACAACATGGCCTCAATCGGATACCGGCACCGATGATGTAAAACTAGTGGAAGTCGAAGATACATCATTATCCACCAGATTTTTACCTCCATGTAGCACTAGTATCCCCGATCGTCAAATTTCGTCGAAGTTTTCTACGCCATCTCTCTGCTCGCGCTCTCTTAATTTTCAGCCTTCTGTTAAAAACACTCCACACAATCCTTCTCCGACAATAAACTCGTTGACTGCAGAACAACAGCATAGTACAAAAAGTGTAATTGGAGTTGGGTCAAAGAAAGGGGGAAAGAAGCAGGTTCACTCGTCCGATGATGACGTACATTCTTTAAAATTGCTTTATAATCATTATCTGTTGTGGAGATTCGCAAACGCTAAAGCAGATGCGTCCATACGTGCCCAGACTACCCAAATGGAG AACCATTTTTGTTCTGTTGGGGCTGATATATCTAAACTACGTGATTCTGTGAAGAAGAAGCGAGCTGAACTTGCGatactccgaaaaataaaagctcttTCCACCATTCTTGAATCTCAG ATGCCATATCTTGATGAATGGTCTGCTTTCGAGGAAGAGTACACATGCTCGTTGTCAGGAACTACAACTGCCTTAACCAACTCCTTGCTCAGCCTTCCTGTTACTGGGAATGTTCAG GTTAACATAAAGGAGGCAGCAGAGGCTTTGGATTCAGCAGTAAAAGCTACTGATACTATAGTTGACCAGATGGAAAGTTTCGTGCCTAAG GCAGAAGAAATGGGTACATTGATGTCCGAACTCGCAAACGTTGTAGATATCCAAAGATCACTAGTTGATGAATGTGGAAATTTATTGCTAAACACGCACAATTTACAG ATAGAAGACTGCAGTTTAAGGGGACATCTGATGCAGTTACATCGTAGCAATGTCTTGAAAAACAATAACAAAGATGCATTTGTTGACCATAAATCATAA